From the genome of Labrus bergylta chromosome 12, fLabBer1.1, whole genome shotgun sequence, one region includes:
- the LOC109996111 gene encoding kelch repeat and BTB domain-containing protein 12-like isoform X2, with product MSNTHPRQRSMDAPVIEEHGLQLLRQLERMRAAEELTDVVLLAEGIPFHCHKVVLSAFSPYFQAMFTCGLKETRGGEVPLRDTPAQSLDLLLDYMYRAELPLSNDNIQGVAAAAFLLHVDGAFRLCQSHMEARMDPSNCVGLYHWARHLGATSLADCALRFLCQHFAQVCEEEEVLELDALSLGDLLGSDDLNISQEQVVLELVLRWVQRRRGDPHSEAQAVELLRRVRLELVDPGFLRKARRRNPALLQGAESFGMIPLQTSGLCETAAPPRLALRYGMETTDLLLCLGGHQPDDEPDKLSNHLFQFDPGRDRWTECARMKYSRYRCGTAVLNGEIYILGGIGCDREDRGQSRRCLSSVEIYNPDTDTWREGPTLPTTLLALRSNASNTGSVEGKLYLCGYYKGAGRHEIITKEILELDPADNVWTVVERRAAMHDSYDVCLVANLNPRDLFTP from the exons ATGTCAAACACACATCCGAGGCAGCGATCTATGGATGCTCCTGTGATAGAAGAGCATGGCTTACAGCTGCTCCGGCAGCTGGAGAGGATGAGAGCTGCCGAGGAGCTCACTGATGTGGTGCTGCTGGCAGAGGGGATTCCCTTCCATTGCCACAAGGTGGTGCTGTCTGCATTCAGCCCCTACTTCCAG GCCATGTTTACATGTGGTCTGAAGGAGACCCGGGGAGGAGAGGTGCCTCTCAGAGACACTCCTGCTCAGAGTCTAGACCTGCTCCTCGACTACATGTACCGCGCTGAACTGCCACTTTCCAACGATAACATCCAGGGAgtggctgctgctgcctttCTGCTGCATGTAGATGGAGCCTTCAG GTTGTGTCAGAGCCACATGGAAGCCCGTATGGACCCCTCAAACTGTGTGGGTCTGTATCACTGGGCCAGACACTTGGGGGCCACCAGTCTGGCTGACTGTGCCTTGAGGTTCCTCTGCCAACACTTTGCACAG gtctgtgaagaagaagaagtgctgGAGCTGGATGCATTAAGTCTTGGTGATCTGCTGGGTTCAGATGACCTTAACATATCGCAGGAGCAGGTTGTTTTAGAGCTGGTGCTGCGGTGGGTGCAGAGGCGAAGGGGGGACCCGCACAGTGAAGCTCAGGCTGTGGAGCTACTCAGACGTGTCCGTCTGGAGCTCGTCGACCCTGGATTCCTCCGGAAAGCCAGGAGGAGAAACCCG GCATTGCTGCAGGGTGCTGAATCTTTTGGAATGATTCCTCTCCAAACGTCAGGACTCTGTGAGACGGCAGCTCCACCCCGCCTAGCCCTTCGTTATGGAATGGAGACCACAGATCTGCTGCTCTGCCTGGGTGGG CACCAGCCAGATGATGAGCCTGACAAGCTGAGTAACCATTTGTTTCAGTTTGACCCCGGCAGGGACAGGTGGACGGAGTGTGCCAGGATGAAGTACTCCAGGTACCGCTGTGGCACGGCTGTACTCAATGGAGAAATCTACATATTAG gtggtATAGGATGTGACAGAGAGGACAGGGGACAATCACGTCGCTGTTTGAGCTCTGTGGAGATCTATAACCCAGACACAGACACCTGGAGGGAGGGACCTACCCTTCCTACAACTTTACTGGCCCTACGAAGCAATGCATCAAATACTGGATCAGTGGAGGGAAAGCTCTACCTCTGTGGATACTACAAAGGGGctg GCCGTCATGAGATCATCACCAAGGAGATTTTGGAGTTGGATCCTGCAGACAATGTGTGGACAGTGGTGGAAAGACGGGCAGCCATGCATGACAGCTATGATGTCTGTCTGGTGGCAAACCTCAATCCTCGAGACCTCTTCACACCCTGA
- the LOC109996111 gene encoding kelch repeat and BTB domain-containing protein 12-like isoform X1, whose translation MSNTHPRQRSMDAPVIEEHGLQLLRQLERMRAAEELTDVVLLAEGIPFHCHKVVLSAFSPYFQAMFTCGLKETRGGEVPLRDTPAQSLDLLLDYMYRAELPLSNDNIQGVAAAAFLLHVDGAFRLCQSHMEARMDPSNCVGLYHWARHLGATSLADCALRFLCQHFAQVCEEEEVLELDALSLGDLLGSDDLNISQEQVVLELVLRWVQRRRGDPHSEAQAVELLRRVRLELVDPGFLRKARRRNPALLQGAESFGMIPLQTSGLCETAAPPRLALRYGMETTDLLLCLGGVNKEGKPARRGGLADLSLCFAPHSRKTYYIPSPLRGCGGMGQITAGAVTRDNNIVVAIEIEDQHRVKRVDIYRFDHSEKNGWVKLCSAAHRDMYALGLLGDSLYLIGGQMKMHNHYIITDSVERWSLKRGGSWLSFAPLPLPLACHCVVSLKEHLYVLGGWTPQHQPDDEPDKLSNHLFQFDPGRDRWTECARMKYSRYRCGTAVLNGEIYILGGIGCDREDRGQSRRCLSSVEIYNPDTDTWREGPTLPTTLLALRSNASNTGSVEGKLYLCGYYKGAGRHEIITKEILELDPADNVWTVVERRAAMHDSYDVCLVANLNPRDLFTP comes from the exons ATGTCAAACACACATCCGAGGCAGCGATCTATGGATGCTCCTGTGATAGAAGAGCATGGCTTACAGCTGCTCCGGCAGCTGGAGAGGATGAGAGCTGCCGAGGAGCTCACTGATGTGGTGCTGCTGGCAGAGGGGATTCCCTTCCATTGCCACAAGGTGGTGCTGTCTGCATTCAGCCCCTACTTCCAG GCCATGTTTACATGTGGTCTGAAGGAGACCCGGGGAGGAGAGGTGCCTCTCAGAGACACTCCTGCTCAGAGTCTAGACCTGCTCCTCGACTACATGTACCGCGCTGAACTGCCACTTTCCAACGATAACATCCAGGGAgtggctgctgctgcctttCTGCTGCATGTAGATGGAGCCTTCAG GTTGTGTCAGAGCCACATGGAAGCCCGTATGGACCCCTCAAACTGTGTGGGTCTGTATCACTGGGCCAGACACTTGGGGGCCACCAGTCTGGCTGACTGTGCCTTGAGGTTCCTCTGCCAACACTTTGCACAG gtctgtgaagaagaagaagtgctgGAGCTGGATGCATTAAGTCTTGGTGATCTGCTGGGTTCAGATGACCTTAACATATCGCAGGAGCAGGTTGTTTTAGAGCTGGTGCTGCGGTGGGTGCAGAGGCGAAGGGGGGACCCGCACAGTGAAGCTCAGGCTGTGGAGCTACTCAGACGTGTCCGTCTGGAGCTCGTCGACCCTGGATTCCTCCGGAAAGCCAGGAGGAGAAACCCG GCATTGCTGCAGGGTGCTGAATCTTTTGGAATGATTCCTCTCCAAACGTCAGGACTCTGTGAGACGGCAGCTCCACCCCGCCTAGCCCTTCGTTATGGAATGGAGACCACAGATCTGCTGCTCTGCCTGGGTGGGGTAAATAAGGAGGGTAAACCTGCTCGCCGGGGAGGACTAGCTGACCTCAGTTTATGCTTTGCTCCCCATAGTAGAAAGACTTACTATATACCCTCTCCACTGAGAGGCTGTGGGGGCATGGGCCAGATCACTGCAGGGGCGGTGACACGAGACAACAACATAGTGGTGGCCATAGAGATAGAAGATCAACACAGGGTGAAGAGGGTTGATATTTACAG GTTTGATCATTCAGAGAAGAACGGCTGGGTTAAGCTGTGCTCAGCAGCACACAGGGACATGTATGCTTTAGGGCTGCTTGGGGATTCCCTCTATTTGATCGGGGGTCAGATGAAAATGCATAATCACTACATCATTACGGACAGCGTGGAGAGATGGTCGTTGAAGAGAGGAGGTAGCTGGCTCAGCTTTGCCCCTCTGCCTCTGCCTTTAGCTTGCCACTGTGTCGTCAGCCTGAAAGAGCATCTGTACGTGCTGGGAGGCTGGACACCCCAG CACCAGCCAGATGATGAGCCTGACAAGCTGAGTAACCATTTGTTTCAGTTTGACCCCGGCAGGGACAGGTGGACGGAGTGTGCCAGGATGAAGTACTCCAGGTACCGCTGTGGCACGGCTGTACTCAATGGAGAAATCTACATATTAG gtggtATAGGATGTGACAGAGAGGACAGGGGACAATCACGTCGCTGTTTGAGCTCTGTGGAGATCTATAACCCAGACACAGACACCTGGAGGGAGGGACCTACCCTTCCTACAACTTTACTGGCCCTACGAAGCAATGCATCAAATACTGGATCAGTGGAGGGAAAGCTCTACCTCTGTGGATACTACAAAGGGGctg GCCGTCATGAGATCATCACCAAGGAGATTTTGGAGTTGGATCCTGCAGACAATGTGTGGACAGTGGTGGAAAGACGGGCAGCCATGCATGACAGCTATGATGTCTGTCTGGTGGCAAACCTCAATCCTCGAGACCTCTTCACACCCTGA